The Bacillus sp. B-jedd sequence CAACACCTTCCCGCCCCAAAAGATCCGTCCTGTTGACATTGGAAACATAGCCATCTTCCTTGCGGGCCTCATCATACAATACCATAGAATTGAAAATAGTCATCTTTTTATGGAAAACCTTTATGAGCAGGATAAAAAATACAATTGAGAAAAAAATAGAAATTAATAAGGAGACACCCATTTGAAAAGTACTTCCACCTGCCAGAAAAAGACTTCCAATCAACGCGGCTACCCCCAGTGTTCCTGCAACAGCTCCAGGCAAAAAGAATTCCAGGAAAATTAGGACAATTCCGCCGATAAAAAGTGCCAGTGTCCCGAATCCTGCTTGGCCTGCGATGTAGTGGCCGTAAAAAAATATGAGCAGCGCGCTAAGCCCGACCAGTCCAGAAAGCCCTATCCGCGGTGAAAAAAGCTCCAGCACCATCGCCATGCCGGCTATTGTCAATAATACTGTTACCACTATGGGATCTGTAATAATTTCCGCCATCTAAATCCCCCCTCTATATCTCCTTGCCTTATTATGTACGCATCAGCATCTATAAAGTTTCATTTTTAGAAGTAAAATAAAACCGCAGGCTTTCGCCTGCGGCCATTGATGTCAGTTGAATTATGAAAGGTGTTGTTGCACAAGTTTATTCACAAGAGATCCGTCTGCCTTGCCTTTTACTTTTGGCATAATGGCAGCCATCACTTTTCCCATTTCAGCTTTAGAACTTGCACCGGTTTCAGTAATTGTTTCCTTTACAATGCCTTCAAGCTCTTCTTCAGAAAGCT is a genomic window containing:
- a CDS encoding NfeD family protein yields the protein MAEIITDPIVVTVLLTIAGMAMVLELFSPRIGLSGLVGLSALLIFFYGHYIAGQAGFGTLALFIGGIVLIFLEFFLPGAVAGTLGVAALIGSLFLAGGSTFQMGVSLLISIFFSIVFFILLIKVFHKKMTIFNSMVLYDEARKEDGYVSNVNRTDLLGREGVALTVLRPSGTAIFNSERIDVVTEGAFIRQDARVKVIEVEGPRIVVREIKN